In the genome of Nonomuraea sp. NBC_00507, the window CCATTCGGGGTAGGACGGGAAGTCCGCGATGACCGCCATGACATCGGCGCGCCCGGCGTCGATGGTGGTGCTGGAAGTGGTGCGATCAGCCATGCGACCACGGTAGTGCACAATCCGCTCCTGGCGGTGGAGCGGCCTTACGCGACCTGCTGGTCACCATTCGAGGACGAAGGGGACGCCCCTTCCGCGGAAGTGCCCGACGTTCAGGCACTCGGTGCGGCCGACGCGGATCCGGTCGTGGAGGGGGTTGTGCACGTGGCCGAACAGGGCGTAGCGCGGCTGGGTGCGCCTGATCGCCTCCAGCGTGGCCTCGCTGCCGCGCTCGAACCTCCTGGCGACCACGTCGTAGAGCAGCTCGGGCACGGCGGGCGGAATGTGGCAGCACAGCACGTCCACCTCGCCGATGGCCTCGACCTTGGCGGCGTACTCCTCGTCGCTGATCTCGTAGGGAGTGCGGTAGGGGGTCCTGAGCCCGCCGCCCACGAAGCCGAACCGTAGCCCGCCGATCTCCGCCACCTGCCCGTCGAGCACGTGGTGGCCGGGCTGCGCGAACTCCGGCCACAGGCGCGGGATGTCCACGTTGCCGTAGGTGAGGTAGGCGGGCGCCGGCATGGCCGCGAAGAGGGCGGCGTACTGGGCGCGGACATTGCGCTCGATGTGCTCGCGCGGGTCGCCGTCGAGCGTGGCCCACAGCGCCGCGGACATTTCCCTGGCCTCGTCGAACCGCTTGGCCGTGCGCAGCGCGACGTACTCGGCGGCCTTCTGTGCGCCGAACAGGGCGGGGAAGATGCCCTGCGCGTGGTCGGCGTAGTCGATGAAGAGGATCAGGTCGCCCAGGCAGATCAGTGCGTCCGCGCCGTCACCCGCTCTGGCCAGCGCGTCGGCTCTGCCGTGGACGTCGCTCACCACATGGATCCTCATGGTGGGAAATCCTATGAGCGACGGCTGCTAGCGTGATGAATGCCCTTCATAACGCCTCAATGACAGGGCTACCGACGCGTAACTTAACGCGGTAGCGTCACGGCGTCACCCGAAGAGGAGTTGAGTTCGTGCGCGAGTACAGCGTCCCGGTCCTGGTCGACGTGCCCGCCTCGGCGAGCCTGGCCGACACCGTCTTCCGACGGGCCGAGCAGGAGCCCGGCGCCGTCATCATGCGCCGCAAGAGCGACGCGGGGTGGCCGGTGGTCACCGCGTCGGAGTTCCGCGACCAGGTGGTCGCGGTGGCCAAAGGACTGATCGCGGCAGGCATCGAACACGGCGACAGGGTGGCGCTGATGTCGCGCACCCGCTACGAGTGGACGCTCGTCGACTACGCGATCTGGTCCATCGGGGCGGTCACCGTGCCGATCTACGAGACCTCGTCGGCCGATCAGGTCGGCTGGATCCTGTCCGACAGCGAGGCCAAGGCGGCCTTCGTCGAGCTGGAGGGGCACGAGGAGACCGTGCGCGCGGCGGTGCCCGGCCTGAAGGCGCTCTGGCGGATCGACGCCACACCGGAGGCCGGCGCCGTCACGGACGCCGACGTGGACGAGCGGCGCGCCCGGGTGACGGGCGGCGACCTGGCCACGATCGTCTACACCTCCGGCACCACGGGCCGGCCCAAGGGCTGCCGCATCACCCACGACAACCTGCTGTTCACCGCGCTCAACGTGCTGCGGGGGCCGCTGGAGCCGCTGTTCGCCCGCAAGGACCCGGCCGCGTTGCTGTTCCTGCCGCTGGCGCACATCTTCGCGCGGATGATCCAGGTGGTCCTGCTCGAGGCGGGCGCGGTCATCGCGCACACGCCGAACATGAAGAACGTCGCCCCGGACCTGCAGGACTTCCAGCCCACGTTCCTGCTGGGCGTGCCGCGGGTGTTCGAGAAGGTCTACAACGCGGCCGAGCAGAAGGCCATCGCGGGCGGCAAGGGCAAGATCTTCGCCCGCGCCGTGGACGTGGCGGTGGCCTGGAGCCGCGCGGAGAGCTCGGGCGGCGCGTCGCTGGGGCTGCGGCTGCAGCGGGCGGTGTTCGACAAGCTGGTCTACGCCAAGCTGCGGGCCGCCACCGGCGGGCGGCTGTCTGCCGCCGTGTCCGGCGGCTCGGCGCTGGGCGAGCGGCTCGGCCACTTCTTCAGGGGCGTCGGCATCGAGGTCTTTGAGGGCTACGGCCTGACCGAGACCTCCGCCCCGTGCTCGGTCAACATGCCGGGCGCCAACAAGATCGGCACCGTGGGCAAGCCGCTGCCCGGCGTCACGCTGCGCATCGCCGACGACGGCGAGGTCCTGGCCAGGGGCAGAAACGTCTTCGCCGGCTACTGGAAGAACGACGAGGCCACGGCCGAGGTGATCGACGACGGCGGCTGGTTCCACACGGGTGACGTGGGCGAGCTGGACGCCGACGGCTACCTGCGCATCACGGGACGCAAGAAGGAGATCCTGGTGACCGCGGCGGGCAAGAACGTCGCGCCGGGTCCGCTGGAGGACGCGCTGCGCGCCCACCCGCTGGTCTCGCAAGCCATGATCATCGGCGATGGCCGGCCGTTCGTGGCGGCCCTCGTCACGCTGGATCCCGAGGCCTTGCCCGCCGGGTCGTCGGTGTCGGAGCTGCGGGCGGACCCGAAGGTGCAGGCGGAGATCCAGGAGGCGGTGGACCGGGCGAACCAGTCGGTGTCGAAGGCCGAGCAGATCAAGAAGTTCTTGATCCTGGACCGGGACATCACCGAGGACAGCGGGCATCTGACGCCGACGCTGAAGGTCAAGCGCGGCCTCGTCATGCGCGACTTCGCCAAGGAGATCGACGAGCTCTACAGCAGCCGTTAGGGCAGGTCGGGCGGCCTCGGGAGCGGCAGCACGCCGGGGAAGCCGTCCGGGAGGGCGCCGGGACCGGGCACGGCTTCGTCCTGATAGCCGCTGGCCTGGATTCTGAACATCCGCGCGTACAACCCGTCCGCGGCCATCAGCTCGTCGTGGCAGCCCTGCTCGGCGATCTCCCCGTCCTGCAGCACCGCGATCACGTCCGCCTCGCGTACCGCGTTGAGCCGGTGCGAGATCAGCAGGCTCGTCCGGTCGGCCCGGTAGCGGCGCATCCGCTGGTGCACGTCATGCTCCGCCTCCGGGTCCAGCCCCGAGCTGGGCTCGTCCAGGATCATGAAGTCGGCGTGGTCCCGCAGGAACGCCCTGGCCAGCGCCACCCGCTGCCACTGGCCACCGGACAGCATGACGCCGGTCGACGGCTGCTTTCCCCGCTTGAGGGTGAAGATGAACATCCTGGTCAGCGCCGTGTCGTAGCCGTCGGGCAGCGCGCTGATCGCCTCGTCCACGCCGGCGTGGACGGCCGCCCGCTTGATGCGGTCGAGGTCGTCGAGCACCCTCAGGTCGCCGACCGCGATGTTGTCGCGGGCGCTGAAGTCGTACGTCATGTGGTCCTGGAACACCGCGCCGAGCCGGGCCCGCAGCTCGGCCGGATCCAGGTCGCGCAGGTCCACGCCGTCCCAGTGGATGGACCCGCGCGTCGGGTCGTACAGGCGGCACAGCAGCTTGGCGAGGGTGCTCTTGCCGGCGCCGTTGAACCCGACGACGGCGACCGCCTTGCCGTACGGGATGGTGAGCGTGACGCCCCGCAGGGTCCACGGCAGGTCGTCGGCGTAGCGGAACCACACGTCGCGCAGCTCGATGCCCTGCCGCAGCGGCGGCGTGGGGCGGGGGTCGGCGGCGACGGGCAGGTCGGGCTCGATGTGCACGACGTCGGCGTAGTGGCCGAACAGCAGCAGCTGGTGGTGCGTGGAGGCGATGCCGCGCACCAGCGACGACAGCCCACCCTGCAGCCCGGCCACGGCGGCGATGAACATCGACACGTCGCCGACCGTCAGCGTGCCGCTGCCGGCGGCGAGCACCGCCCAGACCAGGCCGCCGCCGGCGATCAGTGCGCCCAGCAGCTCGAGGCCGCTCTCGATGAGCAGGTCCCTGCGCTCCAGGGCACGGTTGGCCACGTCGGCGGTGTGGCGCTCGGCCAGCATCCGGGCGCGCATGAACGCGCCGAGCCCGAACAGCCGCACCTCCTTGGCCGCCTCGACGCTGCTGAGCAGGTGGGAGTAGAAGAACTCGCGGCGCTGCACGGGCGCGAGCTCCAGCATCAGCTTGGCCCGCCTCCTGGCCAGTGCGATCTGCGCGATCAGTGCCGGGATGCCCGCGACCATGACGACGCCGGCCATTACCGGGGAGAGCAGCACGACGGAGCCGATGAACCCGCCGATGGTGAGCACGGTGCTGCCCAGTCCGAAGGCGCCGTCGACGAAGACGGGCGCCATCATGCCGCCCTGCGAGGCCAGCCGGAGCCGGTCCAGGAACGCGGGCGTCTCGAACGGGCCGAGGCCGATGATGCGCTCCAGGGCGACGTACAGCCGGTCGAGGGCGTAGGTCGACACGCGCCTGCCCAGCTCCGTCCCGACGTAAGCGCCGAGCTGGGGCAACGCGGCGATGGCCACGCCGACGGCCACCAGTGGCACGAGGAGGGCGGCCAGCTCCGCGACCGTGGCGCCGCGGACCAGCGCGTCCAGCACCAGCTTGGTCAGCCAGGCGACCGCCACGGGCAGCGCGGCCTGGACAAAAGTGATGATCGCGTGGCACACCGCCCGGATGGGGCCGGCGTGCCAGACTAAACCCGCAGCCTCCGCGACGCTGCGGCGCGTGGAGCTCATGACCGTCAGGCTACGTCCGCGATGACGAGTTCGCCGACCTGCTCCGACAGCGCCTCCCGCGCCGAGCGGGGCAGCCCGGCGTCGGAGACGAGCACGTCGGCCTCGCCGAGCTTGGCGATGGTGCTGATGCCGACCGTTCCCCACTTGGTGTGGTCGGCGAGCACGACCAGCCGGCCGGCGGCCTCCACGAGCGCGCGGTCGGTCTCCGCCTCCATCATGTTCGGGGTGGTGAAGCCGGCCCGGACGGTCATGCCGTGCACGCCGAGGAAGAGCAGGTCCACGTTGAGCTGGCGGATCGCCGTCACGGCGACCGGTCCGACCAGGGCGTCGGAGGGGGTGCGCACGCCACCGGTGAGCACGACCGTCTGGTCGGTCCGTCCCGTGCGCTGGAAGACGTCGGCGACGCGCACCGAGTTCGTCACGATAGTGAGGGCGGGGACGGCGGCCAGGCGGTGGGCGAGCGCCCACGTGGTGGTGCCCGCCGACAGCGCGACCGCGGTGCCCGCGTCCACCAGGGCGGCGGCGTGCCGGGCGATGGCCCGTTTCTCCTCCTCCTGGCGTACGGACTTGGCGGCGAAGCCGGGCTCGTCGGTGGAGCCGACAGCGGTGGCGCCGCCGTGCACCTTGGCCAGCAGGCCGCGCTCGGCCAGCATCTCCAGGTCGCGGCGGATGGTGATGTCGGAGACGCCGAACGCCCGCACCAGCTCGATCACGCGGACGCCGCCGTGCTGCCTGACGAGCTCGACAATCGCCTGCTGTCGCTGCGGGGCGAGCATCGCACCACCAGATCCCAACAGATTCCGTCATCGTTCTCGATCGCATGATGACACGATCGTGACGCCGGGACTGTGGCTGATTCGTCATGAAACCGGGCGTTGACAGTATGAAATATGCGCTTTTCGATGAATGAAGGTGAGCGAACTCGGGGGAATCTGAAGGGTCCGGCTAGGAGGAACCCCCATGGCCCAACGACTGCCGATATCCCGCCGCAATCTGCTGCTCGGAGCCGCCGCGCTCGGCGTCCCCGCTGCCCTCGTCGGATGCGGATCCGACACCCCCTCCCCCGCCCCCGGCGGCGGTACGGCCGCAGGCAACCTCGGCACGGTCACACTCGGCTCGAACGCCTCCGACGAGATCCCGAAGAAGTCCCTCGACACCCAGGTCAAGGCCTTCACCCAGGCCACGGTCAAGATCAATACCGTGGACCACAACACGTTCCAGGAGAACATCAACCGTTACCTCAGAGGCACGCCCGACGACGTGTTCACCTGGTTCGCGGGCTACCGCATGCAGTTCTTCGCCGAGCAGGGGCTGGCCATCGACATCTCGGACGTGTGGCGGGAGATCGGCGGCGACTACACGCAGGCGTTCAAGGACCAGTCGACGGGCGTCGACGGCAAGCAGTACTTCATCCCGTCCACGTACTATCCGTGGGCGGTCTTCTACCGCAAGAGCGTCTGGCAGGAGAAGGGGTACGAGCCGCCCGCGACGCTGGACGAGTTCACCACGCTGGCCAAGAAGATGAAGGCCGACGGGATCATCCCCATCGCGTTCGCCGACAAGGACGGCTGGCCGGCGATGGGCACGTTCGACATCCTCAACATGCGCACGAACGGCTACGACTTCCACATCTCGCTCATGGGCGGCAAGGAGTCGTGGACGGACCCCCGGGTCAAGCAGGTGTTCGACACCTGGCGAGGGCTGATGGAGTATCACCAGCCCGCGGCGCTGGGGCGTACATGGCAGGAGGCCGGGCAGTCGCTGGCGCAGAAGAAGACCGGGATGTATGTGCTCGGCATGTTCGTCGCCCAGCAGTTCCCCGAGGCCGACCGCGACGACCTCGACTTCTTCACCTTCCCGGAGATCAACCCGCAGTACGGCACCGACTCGATCGACGCCCCCATCGACGGCTACATGATCTCCGCCAAGGCCAAGAACGTGGACGGCGCCAAGGCGCTGCTCAAGCACCTGGCCCAGGCCTCTTCGCAGAACATCGCCACCAAGCTGGACCCGGGCACGCTCGCGGCCAGTTCCAAGGCCGACACCTCCGGCTACAGCGCCCTGCAGAAGCGCGGCGCCGAGCTGGTGTCGAAGGCCACGCACATCGCGCAGTTCCTCGACCGCGACACGCGGCCGGACTTCGCCTCCACCGTGATGATCCCATCGCTGCAGTCGTTCGTGAGCAAGCCCAACGAGATCGACTCCCTGCTGGCGAGCATCGAGAAGCAGAAGGCCAACATCTTCCGCTGATGGCTGTCAAGACCCGTCGCTACTCCGCCCGCGACGTGACCGTTCTGGTCATCGGGCTGGGGATGGCCGTCATCGTCAACGTGGGCTTCATCTGGGGGCCCACGCTGGCCTCCGCCGGGCTGTCCGCCACCGACTGGGGCGGCATCGGGCCCATCGAGTGGATCGGCGGACAGAACTACCACGACCTGGCCGCCGAGTATCCGCCGTTCTGGTCGGCCATCCGCAACAACGTGTTGTGGCTGGCCTTCCTCGGGCTGGTCGCGACGCCGTTCGGCCTGTTCTGCGCGGTGCTGCTGGATCGGCGGCTGCGCCTGTCGCGGGTCTACCAGAGCGCGCTCTACATGCCGGTCGTGTTGTCCCTGGCCGTCGTCGGCTTCATCGCGCAGCTGGTCTACTCCTCCGACTACGGCGTGCTGAACGCGGTGACCGGGCTGAGCGTGGACTGGCTCGGCGACAGCTCGATCAACATCTGGGTCGTCGTGGTCGCGGCCGCCTGGCGGCACGTCGGCTACGTCATGATCATCTATCTGGCGGGGCTGAAGGCGGTCGATCCGGCACTGAAGGAGGCGGCGGCCATCGACGGGGCCAACGAGCGGCAGGCGTTCTTCCGTGTGGTGTTCCCGACGCTGCGGCCGATCAACGTGATCGTGCTGGTGATCACGGTGATCGAGGCACTGCGGGCGTTCGACATCGTCTACGCCATCAACAAGGGCAGGAACGGGCTCGAGCTGCTGTCCGTGCTGGTCACCGAGAACATCGTGGGCGAGGCCAGCAGGATCGGGTTCGGCTCGGCGATCGCGGTGGTGCTGCTGGTGATCTCGCTGGGGTTCATCGTCACGTACCTGTCGCAGCTGTTCAAGGGGGAGGAGCGATGACGCTCACCGCACCGGCCGCCGCTCCCCCGGCCGAGTCGCAGCGCTCGCCGTCACGGCGGCCGGTCCGGCCGTTGCGGATCCTGCTGCACGCGTTCCTGGTGCTGGTGGCGCTGGGGTGGCTGCTGCCGCTCGTCTTGGCGGTGTACGCGTCGCTGCGTCCGTACGAGGAGACCGCCCGGCTCGGCTACTTCTCGCTGCCCGAGCACCTCACGCTCGACTACTACGGACAGGCGTGGAGCCAGGCCGAGCTGCCCCGCTACTACCTCAACACGTTGATCATCGTGATCCCCGGCGTGCTGATCACGTTGTTCATGGCGTCGTTCACGGCGTTCGCGATCGCACGGCTGCGCATCCCCGGCCGCAAGACGCTGCTGATCGTGTTCACCGCTGGAAACCTGCTGCCGCCGCAGGTCCTCATCACCCCGCTCTACACCCTCTACACGCTCATCCCGCTGCCCGCGTGGCTGTCGGACTCGCAGTCGCTCTACGACTCCTACCTGGGGCTGATCCTCATCCACGTGGCCTTCCAGTTCGGCTTCTGCGTCTTCGTCATGGCCAACTTCATGCGCACGATCCCCGAGGAGATCAGCGAGGCGGCGCTGGTGGACGGGGCCGGGGTGTGGAAACGCTACTGGCGGCTGACGTTGCCGCTGTGCCGGCCGGTGCTGGCGGCGCTGTCCACGCTGCAGTTCACCTGGATGTACAACGACTTCCTGTGGGCGCTGGTGCTGATGTCGTCGGGCGACAAGCTGCCCGTCACCTCGGCGCTGAACAACCTGCGCGGCCAGTTCTTCACCGACTACAACCTGCTGGCCGCCGGGTCGATGCTGGTGGCGCTGCCGACGCTGATCGTGTTCCAGATGTTGCACAAGCAGTTCGTGGCCGGGCTCACGCTCGGCTCGACCAAAGGTTAGAGGAGGCTCTGGAAGCGGGCCGCGACGTGGTCCCACGACCAATCGCCGGCGATCCAGTCGCGGCCACCCGCGCCCATCTTGCGAGCCCTGTCCGGGTCGCTCAGCAGCTCGACGATCGCCTGCGCGATCTCCTCCGGGTCCGTGCCGTCCACCACGAGCCCGGTCTCGCCGTGCTTGACCGCGTCGGGCGCGCCGCCCGACGCGCCGGCCACCACCGGCAGGCCGGTGGCCGACGCCTCCAGGAACACGATCCCGAGCCCTTCCACGTCCACCCCGCCCCACCGGGTACGGCAGGGCATCGCGAACACGTCGGCGGCCGCGTAGTAACCGGGCAGGCTCGCGGCCGGCACCGTGCCGGTGAACCTGATCGACTCGTGCCCGGCCGCCAGCCGCTCCAGCGTGCGCCGGTAGGGTCCGCCGCCCACCAGCAGCAGGACGGCGTCAGGCACCGCCCGCAGCACCCGGGGCCAGGCCCTGATGAGCTGGTCCTGGCCCTTGCGTGGCACCAGCCGGGATACGCATGCCACGACCGGCCTGCCCTGCAGGCCCAGCTCGGCCTTGGGCGCGCCGGGGTGGAACAGGCCGGCGTCCACGCCCGGCGCGAGCCGTACGAGCTTGTCCGGCGGGATGGCCGCGACCAGCCGCCGCCGCGTGTACTCCCCCAGATACGTGACTACGTCGGCGTGCTCGCCGATCCTGCGCAGCACGGCGCGGAAGCCCGGTGCGCTCGCCCACGACGCCTCGTGGCCGTGGGTGAGCATCACCACGCGCCGCGCGCCCGCCCTGCGCACGTGCGGAGCGAGCAGGCCGAGCGGCGCCGCCGCCCCGAACACGACGGTGCCCGCCTCGTGCTCGACCACCAGCCGGGCCGCGCGGCGTGCCACGGCCGGGGTCGGCAGCATGAGCCGTGTCGGATGCCGCACCACCCGGAACGGCTGCCGCCGGTCGAACTCAGCGCAGCCCGGCCAGGCGGGTGCGTAGACGGCCACTCCCGGTGTGCGCAGCGCGAGCCCGTGCACGAACGACTGGATGCCGCCCGGCCTGGGCGGGAAGTCGTTCGTGACGATGACCACATGGGTCACGGCACCGGGATGCCGTTCAGCTTCGCCCATGCGCGGGCCATGGCGATGCGCTCGGGGCTGGTGGGATGGGAGGCATAGAGCACATATTCCACCGCATCCGGCGACAAGTCGGAAATATTGGTTACTGCCAGACGTTTCTGCATTTTTATGAATGTGGCGGGATCTCTGGTGAGGTTGAGGGCGTGGACATCGGCCCGGGCCTCGACGCGGCGGCTGATCACGTTCTCCGCGGGTCCCAGGAGCAGTGAGCCCAGGGTCATCAGGCCCAGTACCGCGCCCACGGCGCGAGGGTCGGCGATCGAGGTGACGCCGGTGCGGCGGCGTACCGGATCGAAGACCAGGAACAGCAGCACGGCGCCCAGGCCGGCGCCCAGGCCGCCGATGAGCGTGCCGGTGAGCACGTCGTTGTCCTTGGCGTGGCCCAACTCGTGCGCCACGACCAGCTCCACCTCCGGCTGCGGGGCCTTGAGCAGCGTGTCGTAGACGACGATGCGGCGCGTGGCGCCGAAGCCGGACACGTAGGCGTTGAGCGCCGTCGTCCGGCGCGAGGCGTCGGCCACCAGCACGTCCTTCACCGGCACGCCGTCGCGTTCGGCCATGGCCAGCAGGTTCGTGCGCAGCGGGCCTTGCGGCATGGACCTGAAGTCGTTGAACAGCGGCTCGAACAGCACCGGATACACGAACGACGCCACCACTGTCAGCGCGAACGCCCCGACGGCCGCCGGGATCCACCAGCGCCGCACCTTGCGGGCCAAGGCCACGAGCACAACCAGCATCAGGCAGAGGATGGCCGTCTGCACGCCCATGTTCTTGAGCCGGTCGCCGGCCCAGGACCCCCAGTCCTGGGTGGACAGGCCGAAGGCGCGCAGCAGCGTCTCGAACCACATCCCGAGCGGCCAGCGGACCAGCTCGGTGAGCGCGGTGATGACGACGACGCCCAGGATCACCCGCAGCCACCAGGGGCCCCTCAGCCAGCCCACGGCCTTCGCACCGATCGGGGTGGCCACCAGGAGGCCCGCGATGATGATCGACAGGGCCAGTGATAGGTAGCTCGGGAGGGTGGTGGCCGCGTCGAACGCCTGCGCTCTGGCGATCTGGGCGGCGGTGAAGTCGCGGGCAGGGTCGGGCGGGCCCCCGGTCAGCACCCGCCAGGGGGTCGCGAAGGCGGCCACGGCCAGGATCACCACCCCCAGCGCCACGGCCGCGACCGCCGCCTCCCGCCGCAACCGCCTCCCGTCCGCATCCGGAGCCCCGCCCTTGCCGGCACGCCGATCGCCGCCCACGGCCCGGCCGCCGTCGCCGCCGCCACCCGGGCTCCGAGCGTCGCCGACGGCGGTGGGATCGCCGGTCGAGACCTCGGTTCGGGGCTTCCTCGTCCCTGGTCCTGCGTCGTCCGTGTCGTGCCGTTCGCTCATCGGCCTCCCCCTCTTACGTGAGCTGCTCCCGGACGTACACGCGCCACCGTGCCGTCAGCGTCGCCACGGACAGCCCCAGCGAGGAGAGCGCCCGATCGACGCCGGACGCCTGGGCATCACGGTAGAACCCCACCAGGGTCTCCTCACTGAACCGGTCGGCGAGGAAGCGACACGCCAGCCACGCCTCCTGGTACGCCCGTGCGAGCCGCACGGGATCCCGGCCATCCGCCGCGAACGCCGCAGGCCCCGGCAATTCGCTCGGCACCCGCCCGGCCCGCACCTCGTCGGCCAGCTCGGCGGCGGCCGTCCGCACGGGCAGCCCCGCGTCCCGGTAGCCCACGTAGTCGGCGAACCCCTCGTAGAGCCAGACGGGCAGGTCGCCGGTGCCCGCCACGACGTGGGTGAGCTCGTGCGTGAGCACCACGTCCTTCCCCGTGGAGTTGAGCCTGGCGAAGACCTCCGGG includes:
- a CDS encoding metallophosphoesterase family protein: MRIHVVSDVHGRADALARAGDGADALICLGDLILFIDYADHAQGIFPALFGAQKAAEYVALRTAKRFDEAREMSAALWATLDGDPREHIERNVRAQYAALFAAMPAPAYLTYGNVDIPRLWPEFAQPGHHVLDGQVAEIGGLRFGFVGGGLRTPYRTPYEISDEEYAAKVEAIGEVDVLCCHIPPAVPELLYDVVARRFERGSEATLEAIRRTQPRYALFGHVHNPLHDRIRVGRTECLNVGHFRGRGVPFVLEW
- a CDS encoding AMP-dependent synthetase/ligase, encoding MREYSVPVLVDVPASASLADTVFRRAEQEPGAVIMRRKSDAGWPVVTASEFRDQVVAVAKGLIAAGIEHGDRVALMSRTRYEWTLVDYAIWSIGAVTVPIYETSSADQVGWILSDSEAKAAFVELEGHEETVRAAVPGLKALWRIDATPEAGAVTDADVDERRARVTGGDLATIVYTSGTTGRPKGCRITHDNLLFTALNVLRGPLEPLFARKDPAALLFLPLAHIFARMIQVVLLEAGAVIAHTPNMKNVAPDLQDFQPTFLLGVPRVFEKVYNAAEQKAIAGGKGKIFARAVDVAVAWSRAESSGGASLGLRLQRAVFDKLVYAKLRAATGGRLSAAVSGGSALGERLGHFFRGVGIEVFEGYGLTETSAPCSVNMPGANKIGTVGKPLPGVTLRIADDGEVLARGRNVFAGYWKNDEATAEVIDDGGWFHTGDVGELDADGYLRITGRKKEILVTAAGKNVAPGPLEDALRAHPLVSQAMIIGDGRPFVAALVTLDPEALPAGSSVSELRADPKVQAEIQEAVDRANQSVSKAEQIKKFLILDRDITEDSGHLTPTLKVKRGLVMRDFAKEIDELYSSR
- a CDS encoding ABC transporter ATP-binding protein produces the protein MSSTRRSVAEAAGLVWHAGPIRAVCHAIITFVQAALPVAVAWLTKLVLDALVRGATVAELAALLVPLVAVGVAIAALPQLGAYVGTELGRRVSTYALDRLYVALERIIGLGPFETPAFLDRLRLASQGGMMAPVFVDGAFGLGSTVLTIGGFIGSVVLLSPVMAGVVMVAGIPALIAQIALARRRAKLMLELAPVQRREFFYSHLLSSVEAAKEVRLFGLGAFMRARMLAERHTADVANRALERRDLLIESGLELLGALIAGGGLVWAVLAAGSGTLTVGDVSMFIAAVAGLQGGLSSLVRGIASTHHQLLLFGHYADVVHIEPDLPVAADPRPTPPLRQGIELRDVWFRYADDLPWTLRGVTLTIPYGKAVAVVGFNGAGKSTLAKLLCRLYDPTRGSIHWDGVDLRDLDPAELRARLGAVFQDHMTYDFSARDNIAVGDLRVLDDLDRIKRAAVHAGVDEAISALPDGYDTALTRMFIFTLKRGKQPSTGVMLSGGQWQRVALARAFLRDHADFMILDEPSSGLDPEAEHDVHQRMRRYRADRTSLLISHRLNAVREADVIAVLQDGEIAEQGCHDELMAADGLYARMFRIQASGYQDEAVPGPGALPDGFPGVLPLPRPPDLP
- a CDS encoding DeoR/GlpR family DNA-binding transcription regulator, which gives rise to MLAPQRQQAIVELVRQHGGVRVIELVRAFGVSDITIRRDLEMLAERGLLAKVHGGATAVGSTDEPGFAAKSVRQEEEKRAIARHAAALVDAGTAVALSAGTTTWALAHRLAAVPALTIVTNSVRVADVFQRTGRTDQTVVLTGGVRTPSDALVGPVAVTAIRQLNVDLLFLGVHGMTVRAGFTTPNMMEAETDRALVEAAGRLVVLADHTKWGTVGISTIAKLGEADVLVSDAGLPRSAREALSEQVGELVIADVA
- a CDS encoding ABC transporter substrate-binding protein → MAQRLPISRRNLLLGAAALGVPAALVGCGSDTPSPAPGGGTAAGNLGTVTLGSNASDEIPKKSLDTQVKAFTQATVKINTVDHNTFQENINRYLRGTPDDVFTWFAGYRMQFFAEQGLAIDISDVWREIGGDYTQAFKDQSTGVDGKQYFIPSTYYPWAVFYRKSVWQEKGYEPPATLDEFTTLAKKMKADGIIPIAFADKDGWPAMGTFDILNMRTNGYDFHISLMGGKESWTDPRVKQVFDTWRGLMEYHQPAALGRTWQEAGQSLAQKKTGMYVLGMFVAQQFPEADRDDLDFFTFPEINPQYGTDSIDAPIDGYMISAKAKNVDGAKALLKHLAQASSQNIATKLDPGTLAASSKADTSGYSALQKRGAELVSKATHIAQFLDRDTRPDFASTVMIPSLQSFVSKPNEIDSLLASIEKQKANIFR
- a CDS encoding carbohydrate ABC transporter permease, with protein sequence MAVKTRRYSARDVTVLVIGLGMAVIVNVGFIWGPTLASAGLSATDWGGIGPIEWIGGQNYHDLAAEYPPFWSAIRNNVLWLAFLGLVATPFGLFCAVLLDRRLRLSRVYQSALYMPVVLSLAVVGFIAQLVYSSDYGVLNAVTGLSVDWLGDSSINIWVVVVAAAWRHVGYVMIIYLAGLKAVDPALKEAAAIDGANERQAFFRVVFPTLRPINVIVLVITVIEALRAFDIVYAINKGRNGLELLSVLVTENIVGEASRIGFGSAIAVVLLVISLGFIVTYLSQLFKGEER
- a CDS encoding carbohydrate ABC transporter permease; protein product: MTLTAPAAAPPAESQRSPSRRPVRPLRILLHAFLVLVALGWLLPLVLAVYASLRPYEETARLGYFSLPEHLTLDYYGQAWSQAELPRYYLNTLIIVIPGVLITLFMASFTAFAIARLRIPGRKTLLIVFTAGNLLPPQVLITPLYTLYTLIPLPAWLSDSQSLYDSYLGLILIHVAFQFGFCVFVMANFMRTIPEEISEAALVDGAGVWKRYWRLTLPLCRPVLAALSTLQFTWMYNDFLWALVLMSSGDKLPVTSALNNLRGQFFTDYNLLAAGSMLVALPTLIVFQMLHKQFVAGLTLGSTKG
- a CDS encoding glycosyltransferase family 4 protein gives rise to the protein MTHVVIVTNDFPPRPGGIQSFVHGLALRTPGVAVYAPAWPGCAEFDRRQPFRVVRHPTRLMLPTPAVARRAARLVVEHEAGTVVFGAAAPLGLLAPHVRRAGARRVVMLTHGHEASWASAPGFRAVLRRIGEHADVVTYLGEYTRRRLVAAIPPDKLVRLAPGVDAGLFHPGAPKAELGLQGRPVVACVSRLVPRKGQDQLIRAWPRVLRAVPDAVLLLVGGGPYRRTLERLAAGHESIRFTGTVPAASLPGYYAAADVFAMPCRTRWGGVDVEGLGIVFLEASATGLPVVAGASGGAPDAVKHGETGLVVDGTDPEEIAQAIVELLSDPDRARKMGAGGRDWIAGDWSWDHVAARFQSLL
- a CDS encoding M48 family metallopeptidase, which gives rise to MSERHDTDDAGPGTRKPRTEVSTGDPTAVGDARSPGGGGDGGRAVGGDRRAGKGGAPDADGRRLRREAAVAAVALGVVILAVAAFATPWRVLTGGPPDPARDFTAAQIARAQAFDAATTLPSYLSLALSIIIAGLLVATPIGAKAVGWLRGPWWLRVILGVVVITALTELVRWPLGMWFETLLRAFGLSTQDWGSWAGDRLKNMGVQTAILCLMLVVLVALARKVRRWWIPAAVGAFALTVVASFVYPVLFEPLFNDFRSMPQGPLRTNLLAMAERDGVPVKDVLVADASRRTTALNAYVSGFGATRRIVVYDTLLKAPQPEVELVVAHELGHAKDNDVLTGTLIGGLGAGLGAVLLFLVFDPVRRRTGVTSIADPRAVGAVLGLMTLGSLLLGPAENVISRRVEARADVHALNLTRDPATFIKMQKRLAVTNISDLSPDAVEYVLYASHPTSPERIAMARAWAKLNGIPVP